Genomic DNA from Paenibacillus donghaensis:
ACCACCGCACCACGGTCGAACGGCACCAGAATCTCGCACTGGATGTAGTCGGTGAACACATGGCTGCGGATGAGTCCGGTCAGTTCCTCCAGACCTTTGGCCCGCTTAGCGGACAGGTAGACATTGCCGTCCTCGACCAGCGGATAAGGCAGGTCGGTCAGATCGGTTTTGTTATAAGCAAATTGTGTCGGAATCTGATCGGCACCTAGCGCCAGCAATGTTTCCTGAGTCACCGCAATATGCTGCTCATGCTGCGGATCGGAAATATCAACCACATGAATCAGGAGATCGGCTTCCGTTACTTCCTCAAGCGTCGAGCGAAAAGCCTTGACCAAATGATGCGGCAGCTGGCTGACGAAGCCGACGGTATCGGTTAATAGGAAGGTTTTGTGGTCTGGCAGCTCAATGCTGCGGACCGAAGTCTCCAGGGTGGCGAACAGCATATCCTTGGCCAGCACCTGCTTGCCGCTTCCGGGATGATAAGCCTCCACCATCGCATTCATTAAGCTTGACTTGCCAGTGTTCGTATAGCCGACAAAACAAACGACAGGCACTTCATTCTTGTGCCGCTGTTTGCGCTGGATCTGGCGCCGTGCCACCTGCTGCAGCAGCTCAGTCTGCAGCACAGTGATCCGCTCCTCGATTCGGCGGCGGTCCAGCTCCAGCTTGGTTTCACCGGCACCGCGGTTCTTCAACCCCGCACCACCCCCCTGGCGGCCCAGCGATTCCCGCAGCCCGGTCAGGCGCGGCAGCATATACTGCAGCTCCGCCACCTCCACCTGCAGCTGTGACTCCCGCGTCTTGGCGCGCTCGGCGAAGATGTTAAGGATCAGAATCGTCCGGTCGATGACCTGCCGGTCCAGGGCAGACTCCAGATTGCGCAGCTGGGAAGGGGACAGCTCATCGTTAAAGATGACAATAGGAGCGTCATGCTGCTCCAGCAGGACAGACAGCTCCTGGATTTTGCCGGTACCCAGGTATTGCGAAGGATTAATCCGGCTGGCCTTCTGGCTTAATTCACCGACTACGGCAATGCCGCAGGCATCGGCCAGATTGCGCAGCTCCTCCATGGAGTAGGCGAAGTTATCATCCTGTTGCAGTTGTATTCCCACAATAATCGCGTGCTGTTGTTTGGATTCCATCTATTCATTCAACCTCCAATAATTAAGTTGTTCCACCAAGTGGACGCAAAAAAACACAGGCAATCTGCCTGTGTTAACAGTAGGGCTAGAGGACTTCAAGAATAGAGACCCCAAAGAGGCAGAACCTCTGCGGGTATCCTTATGGTCTTCCATAACAAATGAAATAAAGAAACCTCGGGGAGATAGGAAGCTAGAGACTACACTCCTGCTTTTCTCCCCATAGGGTGGTTTCCTTCTCATTGCTATGGCTTGCGGGTAACGTTAAAAATGTACAGACCAAATCCTGAGTCCTCTGCACAAAAGGCAGAGCTTAAGGCGCTATTTAATTAGCCGCGCGCATTAATTCTAACTCGGATATAGTCTATCACACGTACCCCTCCGTTCAATTCAAGTTAAGTCGAGTGTACCATAGGGTTTTTGGGATGGCAAACGGGCAGAGCAATATTTTGATAAATTTAAATTCGGATTCGAGAGGAGCTACAACTATTGTTTGCCAGAAAACCGAAATCCGCCCCCGACAATCAATCGCCCGATGTATTGCTGCAGGCCAGCCGTGCGCTCCAGAAACAGCTTGAGGAGAATAAGTATCCGCTTCAGCTGCAGCTGGACGACGGTCCTCCAGAGCTTGTCGAGATCGCAAATATTGTGAATGCTGCGCTTCATCCCGATGAACAGGAGGATGTGCTGCAGGCTTCTGCCGATCATATGCTGGACTATTCAGGAAACACACCGTACGATCTCAATTACAGGCTGCTTGTTCGATATTCATGAGAAGAAGCTGAAGGAAGAGCAGCTGCACGCGCTTGTCACCAGGTATGATCTAATCAACCGTGCTTTGGTAGAGGCCCCTTGGGATATGGTGGTTGTTGCCGGCGATGTGGTCAACCCGGACAATGCGTTCTGGTGGTCGTCGCAGTTCCGGACTACACTCGGGTTTCCAGATGAAACGGTTGACAAGAATGGGGTGCCGCTGCGGGTAGCGGGAACGATCCGTGATATTACCTATGAGAAAAATAAAGAAACGGTCGTTCAGGAGATGACCAACAGGCTGGAGCTGTTGTCAGACTGCATTAACGAAATGGTTGGGGCATTAATGCGGCAACGGAGCAGGCTCAGGAGGTCGCCGTGGCCCAGGAGAAGTCTGCGGAGGCGGCCAATTACATCAAGAAGAGTGCAGACGAAACCTCGCTGATCTCCAATTTCATCAAGGAAATTGCCAATCAGACCAATCTGCTTGGCCTTAATGCTTCTATTGAAGCTGCACGTGCGGGCGAGCATGGCCGGGGGTTCGGCGTGGTGGCCGATGAAGTGAGGAAGCTGGCGGACCATAGTGCTGCGGCTGGCGGCAATATCGAGAAAAGCCTCTCGGATATGAAGCAGTATGTTGACGAGATTCTGGCCCATATTCATAACATGGCGATTCTGACCCATGGACAGACCGCGCTTGCCGAGCAGGTTAATGCTTCGATGGATGAAATTAACAGTATGTCTAAATCTCTGGTAGACTTCGCTAGAAGCATATAATCGCCTTGCCCCCTTTTGCAGCGAATCTGTCATTCATACAGAAACTTCCAATCGGAGCTGTATACTATGTAGAATGCGAAGCTTAGCTGGAGGGGTGTGAGGATGCTGTGCCTGTGCTACTTCA
This window encodes:
- the hflX gene encoding GTPase HflX → MESKQQHAIIVGIQLQQDDNFAYSMEELRNLADACGIAVVGELSQKASRINPSQYLGTGKIQELSVLLEQHDAPIVIFNDELSPSQLRNLESALDRQVIDRTILILNIFAERAKTRESQLQVEVAELQYMLPRLTGLRESLGRQGGGAGLKNRGAGETKLELDRRRIEERITVLQTELLQQVARRQIQRKQRHKNEVPVVCFVGYTNTGKSSLMNAMVEAYHPGSGKQVLAKDMLFATLETSVRSIELPDHKTFLLTDTVGFVSQLPHHLVKAFRSTLEEVTEADLLIHVVDISDPQHEQHIAVTQETLLALGADQIPTQFAYNKTDLTDLPYPLVEDGNVYLSAKRAKGLEELTGLIRSHVFTDYIQCEILVPFDRGAVVSYFNEHAHVQAVSYEETGTRLTLECRIADYERFRDDFTPLQ
- a CDS encoding methyl-accepting chemotaxis protein, producing MAQEKSAEAANYIKKSADETSLISNFIKEIANQTNLLGLNASIEAARAGEHGRGFGVVADEVRKLADHSAAAGGNIEKSLSDMKQYVDEILAHIHNMAILTHGQTALAEQVNASMDEINSMSKSLVDFARSI